A genome region from Penicillium psychrofluorescens genome assembly, chromosome: 3 includes the following:
- a CDS encoding uncharacterized protein (ID:PFLUO_005379-T1.cds;~source:funannotate), giving the protein MAENVAAQTGSALLSAPQSSAGAQNQQYDAGQTNGQTNPSHMPPPPRPPVIIPQNTNPIPTAMGSPMSGGMMSPTSGGFVRRAAPEPNKRALYVGGLDPRVTEDILKQIFETTGHVLSVKIIPDKNFNSKGYNYGFVEYDDPGAAERAMQTLNGRRIHQSEIRVNWAYLSNSTNKEDTSGHFHIFVGDLSNEVNDEILLQAFSAFGSVSEARVMWDMKTGRSRGYGFVAFRERQDADKALNSMDGEWLGSRAIRCNWANQKGQPSISQQQAMAAMGMTPTTPFGHHHFPTHGVQSYDMVVQQTPQWQTTCYVGNLTPYTTQNDMVPLFQNFGYVIETRLQADRGFAFVKMDSHENAAMAICQLNGYNVNGRPLKCSWGKDRPPTGQFDNFSPPQGGSPGFNNQQPTGFFPQYGGPANPMNQGPAPAGRGWDQQGNNFGGPGMPNQGYGQGGGYGRGQPMSPTGNWDQSNNNNNFNAGYQV; this is encoded by the exons atggccgagaACGTTGCTGCTCAGACTGGCTCTGCTCTGCTATCTGCTCCCCAGTCCTCTGCAGGTGCTCAGAACCAGCAGTACGATGCGGGCCAGACCAATGGCCAGACCAATCCATCCCACATGCCTCCTCCGCCCCGACCGCCGGTCATCATCCCGCAGAATACCAACCCGATCCCCACCGCGATGGGCTCGCCCATGTCAGGCGGAATGATGTCCCCGACGAGCGGTGGGTTTGTGCGCCGCGCTGCCCCCGAGCCCAACAAGAGGGCCCTCTATGTGGGCGGGTTGGATCCGCGGGTCACGGAGGATATCCTCAAGCAGATCTTCGAGACCACTGGTCATGTCCTCAGCGTGAAAATCATTCCGGACAAGAAT TTCAACAGCAAGGGCTACAACTACGGGTTCGTTGAATACGACGACCCAGGCGCGGCCGAGCGAGCGATGCAGACACTCAATGGGCGTCGAATCCACCAGTCG GAAATCCGTGTCAACTGGGCGTACCTGTCCAACAGCACCAATAAGGAAGACACCTCGGGCCACTTCCACATTTTCGTCGGCGACCTGAGCAATGAGGTGAACGACGAGATTTTGCTCCAGGCCTTCTCTGCCTTTGGATCGGTGTCAGAAGCTCGTGTCATGTGGGATATGAAGACTGGACGCTCGCGCGGGTACGGCTTCGTCGCGTTCCGGGAGCGCCAGGACGCTGACAAGGCGCTCAACTCAATGGACGGTGAATGGCTGGGCTCTCGGGCCATTCGTTGCAACTGGGCCAACCAGAAGGGCCAGCCCTCGAtctcgcagcagcaggcgaTGGCCGCCATGGGCATGACACCCACCACCCCGTTCGGTCACCACCATTTCCCCACCCATGGGGTGCAGAGCTACGACATGGTTGTGCAGCAGACTCCGCAATGGCAAACTACTTGCTACGTGGGCAACCTGACCCCGTACACGACCCAGAACGACATGGTGCCGCTGTTTCAGAATTTCGGTTATGTCATTGAGACCCGTCTTCAGGCCGACCGGGGCTTCGCCTTTGTCAAGATGGACTCGCACGAGAACGCAGCCATGGCCATATGTCAGCTCAACGGCTACAATGTCAACGGTCGTCCGTTGAAATGCAGC TGGGGCAAGGACCGTCCTCCTACCGGCCAATTCGACAACTTCTCTCCGCCGCAGGGTGGTTCTCCGGGCTTCAACAACCAGCAGCCAACTGGCTTTTTCCCCCAGTACGGCGGCCCTGCTAATCCCATGAACCAAG GCCCTGCCCCTGCTGGCCGAGGCTGGGACCAGCAAGGCAACAACTTCGGCGGACCCGGTATGCCCAACCAGGGCTATGGCCAGGGCGGCGGCTATGGCCGTGGCCAGCCCATGTCTCCCACGGGCAACTGGGACCAGTCgaacaataacaacaactTCAACGCAGGCTACCAGGTGTAG